From Chryseobacterium camelliae:
CAGCGTTACAAAGGTCTTGGAGAGATGAATCCTGAGCAGCTTTGGGAAACCACACTGAATCCTGAACACAGGATCCTGAAGCAGGTAACCATTGATAATGCCGTAGAGGCTGACAGTATCTTCTCTATGCTGATGGGAGATGAAGTTCCGCCAAGAAGGGAATTCATTGAGAAAAATGCCAAATATGCCAATATTGATGCCTAATCGATAGCAAAACATAATGTATAAAAGCCTCTTTAACGGAGGCTTTTTTTTATGATTAAAAATTAATTTTCCAATTTCTCAGTATTTCATTACTTTTGGAAAATTTTAGTAACTATGATGAAAATATTTTGTATAGGAGCCCTCTCTATTGCTTCTTTACATTTTGCTCAGAATTATCCCGCTTCGGCCATCCCTGAACCCTTAAAAAAGAACGCAAACCTGGTCATCCGGAAAGACCTGACCACCCTCCAGATCAACAGCGTAGATGAAATACGGTACCAGTACCAGAAAGTAAGAACCGTGATGAATAAGGACGGTAAAGATCAGGCGACTCCCGTTATCAACTATCAGAAAGGAGACCAGATTTCAGATGTAAAAGTGACCATCTATGATGAAGCCGGCAAGAAAATCAAATCATTCTCCAAATCAGACTTTGGTGATTTTGCCAATACTCCGGATGGCATATTCTATTCGGATGACCGTTTTATGGCGCTATCCTATATTCCAACACAATATCCTTACACCATAGAATTTTCTTATCAGCTTAAAGATAAGAATACGGTCTTCATTCCGGATTTTGTACCGTTTTCTACAACCAACACATCGGTTGAAAGCAAGGAGCTGAGAGTCATTAACAATTCAGGAATAGAGCTTAAAACCAAAACTTATCCTTCAAAATACAATTATGCTGAGGTTGCTGAAAACGGCAGTAGTGCGGATAAACTCTATTCCTATAAAGATATTCCTGCGGTTGACGGTACTTTTTTAATGCCTCAGCCGGATAAAATCCTGCCTAAAGTAAGCTTTGCATTAACGAAGTTCAACCTGATGGGCAAGCAGGGGAGTATCAGCAGCTGGAAGGATTTCGGTGCCTGGTACTATAGCAGTATTTTGCAGCCCGTATCTACCGTGACCCCTACAGTTAAAGCCGAAGTAGCGGCACTGCATTTACAGGGGTCTACAGAAGAGAAAGTCAAGAAGCTGTACCAGTATATGCAGTCTAAGACCAGGTATATTGCGGTAGCTTTAGGAATTGGAGGATGGCAGCCGATGCAGCCGGAGGAAGTATCCAAAAAAGGCTATGGAGACTGTAAGGGGCTTACAAACTACATGAAAGTATTGCTGGAGGAAGCAGGAATTCCTTCTTATTACTGTGTGATCAACTCAGGGGATTCACAGCTTACTTTCGATCCGGACTTCCCGAAAATGGGCGGAAATCATGTGATACTCATGGTTCCTACAGAAAAGGGGAGCATTTGGCTGGAAAATACGAGCCAGATGATGGCATTCAACCATTTAAGCACTTTCACCACAGACAGGAATGTGCTCTCGATCCGAAAAGACGGCATAGAACTGATCAATACTCCCGTATATCCGCCGGAGCAGAATAATGAAAAGCAGATCCTGAAAGTAAGGATCAACGAAGACAACAGTATCAGCGGCGAAGGCCAGTTCTCCTATACCGGAAATCAATATGATTATAACGTAGCTTTTACAGGCCTTTCACCGAAAGAACGGAATGAAGCCATCAGGGAAAGGCTGAATATTCTGAATTTTGATAAGATCGAGATGAAAAACGTCATTAATGACAGGGACAATGCCGTTGCCAAGTATGAACTGGACTTCAAAGCCGGGAATTATGCTAAAACTGCAGGAAACAGCATGCTGTTCAGGGCTGTCCCTATCTTTACCAATGTTATTTATAAAACGGATGAGTCGAGGACGCTTCCTTTTGAGCTCCAGCAGTCATTCCAGGATGATTATGAGATCACATTTACTGTTCCTGCCCATTATAAGCTGGATGAGGTTCCTGAGAATGTCAGTTTCAGTTCTGAATTCGGAAGCTACCAGCTGAATTTTGTCCGCAACGGGGAGGAGCTGAAAGTTGTGCGGAGTATCAGGATCAACAAAGGTATTTATCCGAAAGAAAAATACAATGAGTACATCAACTTCAGGAAGAAGACATTAAAAAATGATAATTCAAAAATTTTAATTTCAAAAATATAACCATGAAAAAAATATTGTGGGCAGCAGTAGGCTCCCTTGCCATCACTTTCGTCAAGGCTCAAAAACATGAGTTCCTCGATCCTCCGAAGTTTAATGATGCTGATCTTTCCAAACCCAAATCCCTGCTGGATGAGAATGCTCCGGCGGAAGTGCTGTACCGTTCAGCACATTATAAGATGGATTCCCGTACCGGATATCTTTCCAAAAGCTATTTTTACCGGGTGAAGATCTATCAGAAAGATAAGGCTGAAGACTGGCTGAATCTTGAAATTCCTTTGTATCATAGTGATGGCGGAAACCAGGAAACCATCAGCAAGATCAAAGCATTCACCTATAATCTGGACAACGGGGTAAAAGTAGAGACCAAGGTGGAGAACAATTCCAAATATAAAAGCAAGGAAAATAAGAATGTTACGGTAACAAAATTCGCATTTCCTAATGTCAAGGACGGCTCCATAATCGAATACCAATATACAGTAGAATCTCCTTTCAGCTATTCCATTCCTGAATTCCTCATTGAGATGGATACGCCATCCATCTATACGGAATATGTACTGGACAATCCTATCAATATGTCCTATAATGTAAATTATACCGGGTCGTTAAATCCAAAATACAGGGAAATTGCAGATAAAAACCTGTATGGGATGGATTATAAGACGTACCGTTTTGCCTACGAAAACCTTAAGCCTTTCAAGGTTGAAAAATTCGTTAAAAACGACCGTAATTACAGAACAAAAGTAAGTGCAGAGCTGCATTCCACCAATTTCAGTGAGCTTAAACTCTATTCCTCATCATGGGACCAGATCAGGAAGAGGCTGTACGAAGATGAAGACTTCGGAGGAGAACTGAAAAAAAACAGGTTGGCCAAAGATAATATGCCTGCCGCCATTGCAGGAATGAAAAATGACCTGGACAAGGCGAATGCCATATTCAACTATGTACAGAAAGCCTTTACCTGGAACAACAACCGTGGAATTTATACAGAAGACGGAATAAGAAAAATGCTGGAAACCAAGACCGGTAATGCAGCGGAAATCAATCTGTTCCTGGTAATGTTGCTGCGTGAAGCGGGTATCAAAGCTGATCCTGTACTGATTTCTACCATCAATAACGGCATGATTAACCTGGTTTCTCCCAATGTAGCCAATCTGAACCTGGTGATTGCTGCTATTGAGGTCAACGGTGAACTGCATATTTATGATGCGACCACCAAACAGTCTTCCGTAGACCAGCTTCCGCCAAGAGACTGGAACCAATATGGCATCCTCATGGCTAAAGAAAATGTAAAGCAGATCCAGATGGTAAACGGTAAACCGAGTTTTAATTACCTGACCACAACTGCTAAAATAAACCCGGATGGAAGCATTTCCGGTACTTATACTGACAGGGATACAGGAACTTACGCGATGTATGCCAAAGAAAACTACGATGATAACCAGGAAAATTACAAAAAGCAGTACAAAGAGAACTTTGCACTCGACTTTACCGGCATTACCTCCAAAGTATTGGATAATGGCGATTTTGAAAGCAGCATGAGCTTTTCATCCGAAAACCTGATTGACAAAGTAGGGAAGAAAATCATCATCAATCCAATGCTGTTCCTGAATAAAAACTCAAATGAGTTTGACCAGACTGATGAAAGAAAGTACCAGATTGATTTCATTTCCCCATTCACCAAGGTGAAAAAGATCACACTGGAAATCCCTGAAGGCTACGCTATAGAAGAAATGCCTAAAAGCAAAAAAATCGTCACTCAGGATAAAGAAATAGAGTACAGCTATTCTGCAGAGCAAAACGGCAATATGCTGGAGGTAACCTCTGTAATGACTGTTAAGAGTGCAGATTATCCTAAGGAATATTACCCTGCCTTTAAACAGATCTGGGGAACAGCCTCCAAAAGCGAAAACCAGGTGATCAGCCTGATCAGGAAATCATAATGAGTTAAACTGCTGACGCTAAGATTTACCTGATATAAAAAAAGCTTTCAGATTATGTTAAAAACCATTCATTTTTGAATGGTTTTTGCATACGTACCTAAAATAAGAATTATGAAAAATCTGCTGGCAGCTGCAGCATTGGCTGCTCTCTTTACTATTTCGGCCTGTAAGAAAAATGAAAAATCAGGCATAGCCTCTGCAACGGAGATTTCCAGACCTGAACCTTTCAGGGTAGATTCCGTAGCCATCAATGATTCCGTAAAGATTGCGGATTCCCTTACCGTACAGTATTCTGCCAGGCTGCTGGTATTTCCTTCCCTACAGGATAAGACCTTGCTCGACAGCATTTATTTCGACAGAAAGGGACTGGAGGATTTTTCTAAAAAAGGCATTCAGTCTTATCTTGAAAAGGGTAAGGATGATTATTTCAACAAAATAAGAAAAGAGAGCAAAGATTACCTGTCGGACATAGATTTCGGGCAAAAATGGTATCTTGATACGGCTATGCGACTGAAATCCCGCACCAATGATTTTATGCATATCCAGTATACCTGGGGTTCATATGAAGGCGGAGCCCATAGCAATTATGGTTTTTTTGAACGTGTTTTCGACCTTAAAAACAATAAAAAACTGGAACTGAAAGATATTACCACCATGCCGGTCAGCAGCCTTCAAGCATTGCTGATCAAAAATATCGATAAGATCAGCAGCGGAAGCACAGACAACAATGGACAGATAAACAATTCCGAAATGCTTCTGGTAGACGTGATCCCGGCAACGGATAATTTTTATTTTGATGATAAAAACCTGTATTTCCATTACAGCCCGTACGAAATTGCAGCTTTCGCAGCCGGTGATATAACGATTCCGGTTTCCTGGCAGGAACTGGATAAAACCCTTACGCCCGCGTTCCGGGAAAGAATGAAATTTAAATAATATTTAATGCTTCCTTTACGGAAGCATTTTTTATTTTTGTGATAATGAACAATGTCGCATTCATCATCAATCCTTTTTCAGCCAAAGGAAATTACCAGCCGTTTCTCAATGCGCTGAAATCAAAGATTAAAGACCCTTTATATTACATTTCAGATTCTATTGCCGGAACCCATGATTTCATACAGGAACATTTTAGCCATGTGGATATTTTTGTTGCAGTAGGAGGGGACGGAACGATTTCTACGGTGGCGCAGTATCTGATCGGGACTTCCAAAATTCTGGCGATCTTTCCTGCAGGTTCGGGAAATGGATTTTCAAATGAAAACAATTTCAGCAAGAACCTGGATGAGCTGGTCAGTAAATTGCAGTCTGGAAAATCAAGAAAAATAGATACCTTTACCGTAAATGGCAAACTTTCTATCAATGTTTCCGGTACCGGTTTCGATGGTAAAGTCGTAAAAGAATTTGAAAAGACAGACCGCGGATTCAAAAACTACATCAAAGTTTCCTTTAAAACATTCTTTAATTATAAACCCATCAAGGTTAAATTCCTTGATGAAAAGTATCATCAGTATAACGGGAAATACCTGATGCTGAATATCGCCAATACCCGGCAGTTCGGCAATAACGCCTACATCGCCCCGAAAGCCAGTAAAAGTGACGGTCTGGTCGATATGGTTTTGGTCAAAAAATTTCCTTTGACATATTCCGCGTTGTTTGCATTCCGGATGTTTACAAAACGGCTGAAAGATGATGATTACGTCACCTATCTTCCGGTTTCAGAAATAGAGTTTAAAGTAAATACCAAAAATTGGCATCTTGACGGGGAATTCAACAAAATAAAATCTCCGATACATGTCAAAGTCCAGCCGGCCAGCCTGAATATCCTGATCTGAGATTATAATGCCTGATGAATGGCAATGCGGTTTCCTTCGCTATCTTCAAATTCTGCGACTGCAAAACCATGTTTTTCATTAAGGGTTTTAGGATAAAGGATTTTTCCTCCTTTCTCCAGGACTTTTTCTAATGTGAGATCAATGTCCTGGGTCCTGAAATAAAGGATAACACCTTTTTGGGTCGGCTGGTAGACATCGCCTTTTGCCAGCGCCCCGGAAATCCCGCTTCCGGTTTCTTCAAAAGGGAACAGCAGCATTTCATAATCATCAATAATTTCTTTTTCAAACCTGAAGCCAAATACATGGCTGTAAAACTTTTGGGCCCTTTCCAGATCTGTGACAGGAATTTCAAAGTAGACCACAGGATTGTTTTCTTTCATGATCTTATTGGTGTTTTGTGTACAGGACATAAGCAAGATACAAATCACGTATAACAGCTTCCTGATGTATTG
This genomic window contains:
- a CDS encoding DUF3857 domain-containing protein codes for the protein MMKIFCIGALSIASLHFAQNYPASAIPEPLKKNANLVIRKDLTTLQINSVDEIRYQYQKVRTVMNKDGKDQATPVINYQKGDQISDVKVTIYDEAGKKIKSFSKSDFGDFANTPDGIFYSDDRFMALSYIPTQYPYTIEFSYQLKDKNTVFIPDFVPFSTTNTSVESKELRVINNSGIELKTKTYPSKYNYAEVAENGSSADKLYSYKDIPAVDGTFLMPQPDKILPKVSFALTKFNLMGKQGSISSWKDFGAWYYSSILQPVSTVTPTVKAEVAALHLQGSTEEKVKKLYQYMQSKTRYIAVALGIGGWQPMQPEEVSKKGYGDCKGLTNYMKVLLEEAGIPSYYCVINSGDSQLTFDPDFPKMGGNHVILMVPTEKGSIWLENTSQMMAFNHLSTFTTDRNVLSIRKDGIELINTPVYPPEQNNEKQILKVRINEDNSISGEGQFSYTGNQYDYNVAFTGLSPKERNEAIRERLNILNFDKIEMKNVINDRDNAVAKYELDFKAGNYAKTAGNSMLFRAVPIFTNVIYKTDESRTLPFELQQSFQDDYEITFTVPAHYKLDEVPENVSFSSEFGSYQLNFVRNGEELKVVRSIRINKGIYPKEKYNEYINFRKKTLKNDNSKILISKI
- a CDS encoding diacylglycerol/lipid kinase family protein, producing the protein MNNVAFIINPFSAKGNYQPFLNALKSKIKDPLYYISDSIAGTHDFIQEHFSHVDIFVAVGGDGTISTVAQYLIGTSKILAIFPAGSGNGFSNENNFSKNLDELVSKLQSGKSRKIDTFTVNGKLSINVSGTGFDGKVVKEFEKTDRGFKNYIKVSFKTFFNYKPIKVKFLDEKYHQYNGKYLMLNIANTRQFGNNAYIAPKASKSDGLVDMVLVKKFPLTYSALFAFRMFTKRLKDDDYVTYLPVSEIEFKVNTKNWHLDGEFNKIKSPIHVKVQPASLNILI
- a CDS encoding VOC family protein, with protein sequence MSCTQNTNKIMKENNPVVYFEIPVTDLERAQKFYSHVFGFRFEKEIIDDYEMLLFPFEETGSGISGALAKGDVYQPTQKGVILYFRTQDIDLTLEKVLEKGGKILYPKTLNEKHGFAVAEFEDSEGNRIAIHQAL
- a CDS encoding DUF3298 and DUF4163 domain-containing protein, with translation MKNLLAAAALAALFTISACKKNEKSGIASATEISRPEPFRVDSVAINDSVKIADSLTVQYSARLLVFPSLQDKTLLDSIYFDRKGLEDFSKKGIQSYLEKGKDDYFNKIRKESKDYLSDIDFGQKWYLDTAMRLKSRTNDFMHIQYTWGSYEGGAHSNYGFFERVFDLKNNKKLELKDITTMPVSSLQALLIKNIDKISSGSTDNNGQINNSEMLLVDVIPATDNFYFDDKNLYFHYSPYEIAAFAAGDITIPVSWQELDKTLTPAFRERMKFK
- a CDS encoding transglutaminase-like domain-containing protein, with the protein product MKKILWAAVGSLAITFVKAQKHEFLDPPKFNDADLSKPKSLLDENAPAEVLYRSAHYKMDSRTGYLSKSYFYRVKIYQKDKAEDWLNLEIPLYHSDGGNQETISKIKAFTYNLDNGVKVETKVENNSKYKSKENKNVTVTKFAFPNVKDGSIIEYQYTVESPFSYSIPEFLIEMDTPSIYTEYVLDNPINMSYNVNYTGSLNPKYREIADKNLYGMDYKTYRFAYENLKPFKVEKFVKNDRNYRTKVSAELHSTNFSELKLYSSSWDQIRKRLYEDEDFGGELKKNRLAKDNMPAAIAGMKNDLDKANAIFNYVQKAFTWNNNRGIYTEDGIRKMLETKTGNAAEINLFLVMLLREAGIKADPVLISTINNGMINLVSPNVANLNLVIAAIEVNGELHIYDATTKQSSVDQLPPRDWNQYGILMAKENVKQIQMVNGKPSFNYLTTTAKINPDGSISGTYTDRDTGTYAMYAKENYDDNQENYKKQYKENFALDFTGITSKVLDNGDFESSMSFSSENLIDKVGKKIIINPMLFLNKNSNEFDQTDERKYQIDFISPFTKVKKITLEIPEGYAIEEMPKSKKIVTQDKEIEYSYSAEQNGNMLEVTSVMTVKSADYPKEYYPAFKQIWGTASKSENQVISLIRKS